Within Acanthochromis polyacanthus isolate Apoly-LR-REF ecotype Palm Island chromosome 3, KAUST_Apoly_ChrSc, whole genome shotgun sequence, the genomic segment AGAAGCAACAGAACTCAGAACCAGAAACACCAGCATCACAGCCCGGCAAACCTGTCCTCTGAGCCAATCAACAAAATAACTTCAACTGACCAAGAGCTGCTTCTTACTCCAGAAAACCCTCACCACACACGTTGTCTCCAAACAACCACAATATGCAGTTCCCCACAAAGGTATAGCAAGCCACAGACATTTAGCTGGTTTACCAAAGTGTGGACGAGCCCCCATTTGCTCCAGCTTGGCTCATAGCCTGCAACAAAACAGGGAGACAAACCAGTGTGGTgactaaaaatgattttattgtaaCTAAACAATCCACAATGTGCACAACAAACTACAAACAGAaagcccaaaaacatgcagctgaaGCTCCCACAGGAGTGAGGAAGGTTATATAGAGCTGAGCCACTTGATAcaggtgtggctcatcagctgacGACCCTCAGCTCAAGCAAGACAGGAACACCTGTCCAGGTGGAGGGTCGTTAAAGTTACAAAGTTCTGACCATGAAAAGAAccatcttcatttttctttacattgcTGATGAGGGAGAtgaaggaaaatattttttccctgaACACTTTCACTAAATGTGGCGTTCACTTCAAAGCCTGGTTTCTCCACCTGTCAGTGGACCAtgaacatgttttgtttgtgcagacaAGACAGAGCCATGCAAAGTCATGTCCTGAACTGATTTAAATGACACTTAGTGAAGAGACAGTCACAGAAAACGTTGTCAGCTTCAGCTACAGAGCAGTGATCATGGAGAGAATCAtcttctttgtttgtctttgcgtTGCTGTTGAGGGAAATattggaaaacatgtttttatcgAGAACAAAACAACCTGGTCTAAAGCTCAGGCTTACTGTCGACAACATCACACTGATCTGTCTTATTTTAATAGTCAGAGTGAGATAGACAAGCTTCTAAAAGCTGCAAATGGAAATCTTCGCTATGGATGGATCGGCCTTTATCGAGATcccaacaacaaaactgcttggAAGTGGTCAGGAGGGGGACACGTTACATACCAGAACTGGCATAATGGACAACCAAATAATTATGGGGGCATTGAGAACTATGCAGCGATTTCTTGGAATGGACAATGGTATGATAGAAGAGGCAGCAAATCTCACTACTTCTACTGCATGGATGTGActgtggtggaggagaagatgtcctGGGAAGACGCTCTGagccactgcagagagaaacaaactgatctCCCCAGTCTGCTCTCTGACACCGATCGGCTTCTGGCCCACACTCAGATCAAGCACAAGAACATCAGTGAGCGGGTGTGGATGGGTCTGCGTTTCCTGGGTGACCGCTGGATGTGGATGAACGGTGACCCTGTGGAATATGAAGAAGGAGCTCAGTACCAGCAGTGTCCAGTCATGAAACGCTGTGGAGCTTTAACCAAAGAGGGACTGTGGGAGAACTGGGACTGTCAAGACAAACTCAACTTCATCTGTGTCTGACACATTCTGGAGAGAGAACAGATTAACGTAAACATATACTGATACTTATAGAAATTCATCTAAACTGtcagttgttgtttgtttttctgtgatcagaCTATATTCATCAGTAATTTCCAGTTTGGTGGTTTGTATTTATCAGGtgaagggtttgtgtgtttcttgttttgtgagtgAAATTAGAATACATTGTGAGAACATTTGAATAGATGAGTGATTTTTAAAGTATCCTCTGGTGATGATGTTGTAGAATAAAGTTAGAGTGAGAATTAATATGTTAACTTGTTTGCAAGAGCAAGCaggaaaaatatctaaataatgatgtgttctgtgttttttttcactttctacacttgatttatttcaaagaaacattttcagctcaaacaaaaatgtcacagctgatgaactttttcttgtttttatttggtgGTTTGTTCTTGTCAGGTGAagggttttgtgtttcatgaccTTGTCTTGTGATGCAAATTAGAATATGTTGTCAGGACATTTGAATGGATCAGTGATTTTCAAAGTATCCTCTGGTGACGTTGTCGTAGTGCTGAGCCCAGTCTGCTTCAACAGATTTAAATGAACCATAATGAGATTAAATAAGGCAACAGTTAAATTCCTAAATGTGAAGGTTTGTCCTTACTTCAGCAACATCTCAAATAATAAACTACATTACTGTGGCAGCTTTCACACCTGTAttgacaaaatactaaaactcaGGATGAAAGGAAAACCTAAATTGTTCTTTATTTCTGGAAAGTACAAAgtgaaaaatcaacagaaacattttctgaaaatttactgCTAGAACTGAAAACTTTCTGCAGTGTTTCCTTCTTCAGCATTTAGAATAAATTGAAATAATGCTGCATCTACAGAGTTGTTGGAGGAAGCTGCATTTAACGTGTGATACATGAAGCTTTGTACATGGAGGAATTATCTGTTTTCAGGAGCTTTCCTTGTCAAATATTAACAGTTATGTcattaataaacattttctatACGTCACAACTAAATCAAAGCCCTTTTGTATCCACAGAAAGAAGCAAACCCAAAACAATCCAACAAATAAAATGCCACAGGGAATCATTTTCTGCATGGCGTTCTTATTCTCATCATGAGCCAACAACAGGACACTGAACACTGTCTTCCCACACTTAACAGCACAGATTAATTATTGAACTGTACATGTCAGCTCATTTACAGCACATGTGGTgagaatatccatccatccgtgaTCTATACGCCACTTAATCCTCAGTAGGGTCACGGAggggctgaagtctatcccagctgacgtaggatgaaggcagaggacaccctggacaggttgccggTCTatcacatagagacaaacacgcataaggacaatttagaatccccaattaacctcagaatgtttttggactgtgggaggaagctggagaacctggagaaaacccatgcgtGCACACGGAGAACacgtaaactccatgcagaaagatcccaggaaagccagGATGCCAAccagggatcttccagctgcaagacAACAGTGTTAACCACCGATCCAATGTGCAGCCCGAGGTGAAAATagaataagaaaacaaaattaaagccGCAAGCGGCGTCAAAAGGCCCTCGCCGGCCACCGACCTGACCCGGCCCGTTTTTTTCTGGCGAGTGTACGTCAAAATTTCTTCAAAATATTTCCAAATGTGCgaacagcagcaaacaggagCCATGCTCATTCATTGCTGCATTATGACAATATGTGACATGTTGGCCATCGCCACAGCAACACCATCCAAAATGCTGCATGGATAACATTGACGTTTTTTACCTGCATGTGTGTCAGAATTTATGTGTCAAATTTGGAacgtttccatggtaacaggtAAATTTAATATAATGGGAGATTTTTCACTTGGGCCCATTAGAATAACATGAGGAACTTCAGCCATTGCCACGGCAACACCGTTAAAATTACAACATGGTTACCATTTGCTTTTTTGATCGGGACCACATGAAGGAATAGTCACccaaatttcattcatttctgacaAACTAATAATTTTACTCCCCATACAGATATTATTTTgattctgtagggggcgctgtaATGCCAATTGTCAAAATTTCACTGTCAATGTGTCCAGGAAGGAAGGGTCAACAAGTGTTTAAAATTTGGTTCTGATTGGAGTCGTTATGTACGAATGGCAGCCATTTATCAcgcacaaaaaatgacaaaattttacatcaaatttgCGGCATCGCCACGCGGAAAACGTGAAATTAAATTTTATGATTTGAATAACCTTTAATTGTCTACTTGTGTAGATGGTGTCCaccaaatttcagctcattCGGAGAAGTGTGCGATCAAAACGAACATTTTGTACGACGTCCTCGAAAATGCTGACTCAGCATTTTTGAAATTTCAATCCCAAATAGCTACCTTTCTGTTTGTCTGAGGGTGGGGtcataacaatattttttgtttgtcccGACAAGACGCATGTGTGTGCCGAATTTGGTGGCTGTACGAAAAAGTTGATGTCAGACCCCCTCCCATTGACGCAAtgcattttgatttttgcaggtggcgctgtagaGACAATTTTTAAGTCCCAATTTTGAAatgcatattaaaaaaaatttttcgcCGGAACTGAAATGTGTGCAAAATTTAGTGAGTTTTCGAGCTGCGCGCTCAACTAGTCGTTGTCTATGTTGCAAAAGCAATAGGCCCTTCGCCCTACCAGGGGCTCGGGcctaaaaatcttcctgatttAGCATCAAGGGGATTTGAAACCACTAATTTACTGAAATACGTGTCTCAGTGGTTCTATGACAATAAAGACTTACAAAACGTCTCGCTAACACCATACATGTAACAGTTTGATTGTTGATTGTTACATCAATAAAACAAGCAAGTGAACTTGTTTTCATCTATTCTATGACTTGAACTGCACACAACGTATAAATCTAGTTTCTGAAGCTGAAGGTAAACATATTCATGCCCCCACAGCCTCTCCTGTGCTGCTTCAGTGTTACTACTTTGTCTTTCCATCAGGTCATTCTCAGCTCTGCTTCAACTGCACATGAAGAAAATCACGTGAGATTTGGGTGAAGTACTTGTCATGAATGAAATGTGAAGTGAAGTGCAGGAGCTCTAACCTGACTGGACTTCACTCCAGGTCTTCCTGCTCCTCTGTGTCGTCTGTCTGTGCTGCAGTGACGTCCTTCAAAGCTGGATCATTCTCATAGTCATGAGAGTCCAACTTATGGAGAGATGAAATGAGCCGATGAAAAGGGCTTCAGTCATGAAAACTGTTCTTATATTTGAGATAAAATGACTTCCTGAGTTTGTGCTTATTATAGAATTACTCATTCCTGAACTTCTAATTCACTTAAACTGACCTTCTGTCCTCATATTCCAAATGTGCCTGAACAAACCCATTTATTCTGATCATACCAGTGTTATCAACAGCACCTCTCACCTCCATCATTTCTACAGCTTCATTCTGTTCAGGTTTTACATTCACAGTTGTCTTCTtcctgacaaaaacaaagaacaaataaaaaactacaGATTAAAATGGAATCattgactttaaaaataaagtgctGAAGAATAATGAAAGACCAGTGACGAGAACTTTATGAATTTACCTCGTCCACAGACTCAAGACAAACAGCGGAATCAGCATCAGGACCACCAGGGTCAGCTTGATGATATTCATTATATTTGTTGACTTAtctacaaaatgaaacacacagagagcagaCTGGTCTTAGCGGTACGATTGGATTGATCAATAATTTTTCCAGAAGATAATGTTAGTCAGTTAGTGTCGTCAGCCACTGATATGATACTGTTTCCAAGTATAGTAtgtccagaaaacctcatattTGCTTTACACCATGGAAAAGTTGACAGTTTTGCTGATGAtacaaattctgcatttctaaaCAAGTCATTGAGCCAGGCTGTTGTTGACATCCTGTGTGGAGTTTCTCCCTGCATTATAACTGATGCTGTGTTCTGcactctgctgcagtgtttcagtGAACAGAAACTTACCTGCCCAAACAGTCACATGTACAGAGACTGTCTGACGTCCAAAGATGTTCTGAGCTTCACAGGAATACTTTCCACTGTGTTCAGCTCTGAAGTCAGTGATGGTGAAGATCTGTCCTGAAGCTTTTGGTGAGTCTTGGTTCTCCTTGTACCAGCTGTAATTAGCTGCTGGGTTagcatcactgctgcaggtcAGATTCACTGAACTTCCCTCCACTATCTCAGCAGAGGGACTCACCGACACAGAGGGAAGCTTTGGAGCATCTGGAggagaaaaacacatgaagtcTGAGATGAGACTGAACACAacctgttttatttcttaatcACTCATTTCATCTCAAATCATTAAGTTTGGAGAACAATTTCTGCCCAACCGCCTCTGATTATCTCCAAACTTTAAGGCATAAAAATTGGATATTTATAACAATAAATGTGAAACTTTAGCTTGATTTATTAAATATCTTTTGAGatacttttttaaaactacGTTTTTTACACATTGAAATGTTTGGATGGCAAAATGTGAggaattattaaaaataaaaacctaaagttttcactgttatttctcattatGTCAGTGATTTAGAATCTgtaatatttgacaaaaaaaatcaaatcatctCTGATTATTggtgagtttatttttttaattaaattaaaagaatATAATAAAGTCATCATGAACAGTCCCATTG encodes:
- the LOC127533280 gene encoding snaclec 5-like gives rise to the protein MDVTVVEEKMSWEDALSHCREKQTDLPSLLSDTDRLLAHTQIKHKNISERVWMGLRFLGDRWMWMNGDPVEYEEGAQYQQCPVMKRCGALTKEGLWENWDCQDKLNFICV